In a single window of the Anguilla rostrata isolate EN2019 chromosome 4, ASM1855537v3, whole genome shotgun sequence genome:
- the LOC135252905 gene encoding very low-density lipoprotein receptor-like isoform X2, with protein MRHLGNIILFFVLQDLHCFRGSDDVRTCEKRQFSCINGRCIPRIWVCDGDKDCEDGSDELHCGERKCSGFVCKDGGCIAQGALCDGRTDCRDGSDELEEACGAFACRRDEFACRSRRCVSLSFRCDGSDDCGDGSDEADCKNCTAGSFRCVQSGSCLPAAYLCDGTPHCPGGTDELHQVCGLPPPTAPSCSSSEFRCGNGQCISHSWRCDHSQDCADGSDERECDQNECLENNGGCSHVCVDQPLGFVCDCPSGMRLVRDMQCEEINQCLDADVCSQLCVHVNGTFTCDCHAGYQKSPGTGECRATGEAALVVFSGSGGVRRIDTSGLEYRELAGDVGGPGPLAVHAANRTVYWGNSEQGAIYRMSLDHTHEPVLVLDGLGAPVGLAVDWIHGLLYWTDASARSVNVAPLNGSERLVLISGLSKPTGVAVEPLLGLMFWADSGSSSRIERASMDGQDRMALVTSAIHGPVAISLDMARGLLYWADSVLRTISRVGLDGQHRKILVESNGYLDRPFGLAVFEGRVFWSDEDTRSLCSADKHNGSLFRVLLPNIGAAGGLAVAHSALQPDGYGVCGRAGELCQNRCVPRLFSRTKAPHFSCEPPAESTSVDEIFLPVADRNSSDPEQAPVLPDTTSAGVLSLIVVLSVILIGLLLLWGRRECRPSRTLSLHGDILLKESQDPLVPIRRLETCPLKDTLIKVDIDSD; from the exons ATGAGACACCTTGGAAATATTATTCTCTTCTTTGTGTTGCAGGACTTACATTGCTTTCGGG GTAGTGATGATGTCCGGACATGTGAGAAACGTCAGTTCTCCTGCATAAATGGAAGGTGTATCCCGCGTATCTGGGTGTGTGACGGGGATAAAGACTGTGAAGACGGCAGTGATGAGCTCCATTGTG gggaaAGGAAATgctctgggtttgtgtgtaagGATGGTGGATGCATTGCTCAGGGTGCACTTTGTGATGGCCGTACTGACTGCAGGGATGGATCAGATGAGCTGGAGGAAGCCTGTG GTGCGTTTGCATGCAGACGGGATGAGTTTGCATGCAGGAGCAGGCGATGCGTGTCGCTGAGTTTCCGCTGCGACGGCTCGGATGACTGCGGAGATGGCAGTGACGAGGCTGACTGTAAGAACTGCACTGCCGGCTCCTTCCGCTGTGTCCAGTCAGGGAGCTGTTTGCCGGCAGCCTATCTGTGTGACGGCACTCCACACTGCCCCGGCGGGACGGACGAACTTCACCAGGTGTGcggcctccccccacccaccgcccccTCCTGTTCCAGCTCGGAGTTCAGGTGCGGGAACGGGCAGTGCATCTCTCACTCCTGGAGGTGCGACCACAGCCAGGACTGTGCTGATGGGAgtgatgagagagagtgtg ATCAGAACGAATGTCTGGAAAACAATGGAGGGTGTTCTCATGTTTGCGTGGACCAGCCCCTGGGCTTTGTGTGCGACTGTCCTAGCGGAATGAGGCTGGTGCGGGACATGcagtgtgagg AAATCAACCAGTGCCTGGATGCTGATGTGTGCAGTCAGCTGTGCGTCCACGTCAACGGCACCTTCACCTGTGACTGTCATGCAGGCTACCAGAAGAGCCCAGGGACAGGGGAGTGTAGGGCCACAG GGGAGGCCGCTCTGGTGGTTTTCAGTGGCTCAGGAGGGGTGCGGAGGATTGACACTTCCGGGTTGGAGTACAGGGAGCTGGCAGGGGATGTTGGGGGACCTGGTCCCCTGGCAGTCCACGCTGCAAACCGCACCGTCTACTGGGGAAATTCCGAACAGGGTGCCATTTACAG GATGTCCCTAGATCACACTCATGAGCCTGTCTTGGTGTTGGATGGCCTTGGTGCCCCTGTGGGTTTGGCTGTGGATTGGATCCATGGCCTTCTCTACTGGACTGATGCCAGTGCCCGGTCAGTCAATGTGGCACCACTGAACGGGTCCGAGCGGCTTGTGCTAATTAGTGGGCTTTCTAAACCAACCGGTGTGGCTGTGGAACCTTTGCTGGG ACTTATGTTCTGGGCGGACAGTGGCAGCTCTTCGAGGATTGAGCGGGCTAGTATGGATGGACAAGACCGAATGGCCCTGGTCACCTCCGCTATACACGGTCCTGTTGCCATCTCTTTGG ACATGGCTCGTGGACTGCTCTATTGGGCGGACTCCGTGCTGCGCACAATCTCGCGGGTCGGGCTGGACGGGCAACATCGCAAAATACTGGTGGAGTCGAATGGATATCTGGACCGGCCTTTTGGATTGGCGGTATTTGAG GGACGTGTGTTTTGGAGCGACGAGGACACACGCTCGCTGTGCAGCGCTGACAAGCACAATGGCAGCCTGTTCAGGGTCCTGCTGCCCAACATCGGTGCTGCTGGAGGGTTAGCGGTTGCTCACTCTGCCCTTCAACCTGACG GCTATGGGGTGTGCGGGCGCGCTGGGGAGCTGTGCCAAAACCGGTGTGTCCCCAGGTTGTTCTCTCGCACCAAGGCTCCTCACTTCTCCTGTGAACCCCCTGCTGAGAGCACTAGCGTAG ATGAGATTTTCCTTCCTGTTGCAGACCGTAACTCCTCAGACCCGGAGCAGGCACCGGTTCTTCCTGATACCACCTCTGCAGGCGTCCTTTCTCTTATAG TGGTGCTTAGTGTGATTCTGAttgggctgctgctgttgtgggGGAGAAGGGAGTGCAGACCCTCTCGGACCCTCAGTCTGCATGGCGACATCTTGCTGAAAGAGTCCCAGGACCCACTGGTACCCATCAGGCGCTTGGAGACCTGTCCACTCAAG GACACGCTGATAAAGGTGGACATAGACTCTGACTGA
- the LOC135252905 gene encoding very low-density lipoprotein receptor-like isoform X1, which yields MRHLGNIILFFVLQDLHCFRGSDDVRTCEKRQFSCINGRCIPRIWVCDGDKDCEDGSDELHCGERKCSGFVCKDGGCIAQGALCDGRTDCRDGSDELEEACGAFACRRDEFACRSRRCVSLSFRCDGSDDCGDGSDEADCKNCTAGSFRCVQSGSCLPAAYLCDGTPHCPGGTDELHQVCGLPPPTAPSCSSSEFRCGNGQCISHSWRCDHSQDCADGSDERECDQNECLENNGGCSHVCVDQPLGFVCDCPSGMRLVRDMQCEEINQCLDADVCSQLCVHVNGTFTCDCHAGYQKSPGTGECRATGEAALVVFSGSGGVRRIDTSGLEYRELAGDVGGPGPLAVHAANRTVYWGNSEQGAIYRMSLDHTHEPVLVLDGLGAPVGLAVDWIHGLLYWTDASARSVNVAPLNGSERLVLISGLSKPTGVAVEPLLGLMFWADSGSSSRIERASMDGQDRMALVTSAIHGPVAISLDMARGLLYWADSVLRTISRVGLDGQHRKILVESNGYLDRPFGLAVFEGRVFWSDEDTRSLCSADKHNGSLFRVLLPNIGAAGGLAVAHSALQPDGYGVCGRAGELCQNRCVPRLFSRTKAPHFSCEPPAESTSVDEIFLPVADRNSSDPEQAPVLPDTTSAGVLSLIVVLSVILIGLLLLWGRRECRPSRTLSLHGDILLKESQDPLVPIRRLETCPLKVSTIPFEQGHADKGGHRL from the exons ATGAGACACCTTGGAAATATTATTCTCTTCTTTGTGTTGCAGGACTTACATTGCTTTCGGG GTAGTGATGATGTCCGGACATGTGAGAAACGTCAGTTCTCCTGCATAAATGGAAGGTGTATCCCGCGTATCTGGGTGTGTGACGGGGATAAAGACTGTGAAGACGGCAGTGATGAGCTCCATTGTG gggaaAGGAAATgctctgggtttgtgtgtaagGATGGTGGATGCATTGCTCAGGGTGCACTTTGTGATGGCCGTACTGACTGCAGGGATGGATCAGATGAGCTGGAGGAAGCCTGTG GTGCGTTTGCATGCAGACGGGATGAGTTTGCATGCAGGAGCAGGCGATGCGTGTCGCTGAGTTTCCGCTGCGACGGCTCGGATGACTGCGGAGATGGCAGTGACGAGGCTGACTGTAAGAACTGCACTGCCGGCTCCTTCCGCTGTGTCCAGTCAGGGAGCTGTTTGCCGGCAGCCTATCTGTGTGACGGCACTCCACACTGCCCCGGCGGGACGGACGAACTTCACCAGGTGTGcggcctccccccacccaccgcccccTCCTGTTCCAGCTCGGAGTTCAGGTGCGGGAACGGGCAGTGCATCTCTCACTCCTGGAGGTGCGACCACAGCCAGGACTGTGCTGATGGGAgtgatgagagagagtgtg ATCAGAACGAATGTCTGGAAAACAATGGAGGGTGTTCTCATGTTTGCGTGGACCAGCCCCTGGGCTTTGTGTGCGACTGTCCTAGCGGAATGAGGCTGGTGCGGGACATGcagtgtgagg AAATCAACCAGTGCCTGGATGCTGATGTGTGCAGTCAGCTGTGCGTCCACGTCAACGGCACCTTCACCTGTGACTGTCATGCAGGCTACCAGAAGAGCCCAGGGACAGGGGAGTGTAGGGCCACAG GGGAGGCCGCTCTGGTGGTTTTCAGTGGCTCAGGAGGGGTGCGGAGGATTGACACTTCCGGGTTGGAGTACAGGGAGCTGGCAGGGGATGTTGGGGGACCTGGTCCCCTGGCAGTCCACGCTGCAAACCGCACCGTCTACTGGGGAAATTCCGAACAGGGTGCCATTTACAG GATGTCCCTAGATCACACTCATGAGCCTGTCTTGGTGTTGGATGGCCTTGGTGCCCCTGTGGGTTTGGCTGTGGATTGGATCCATGGCCTTCTCTACTGGACTGATGCCAGTGCCCGGTCAGTCAATGTGGCACCACTGAACGGGTCCGAGCGGCTTGTGCTAATTAGTGGGCTTTCTAAACCAACCGGTGTGGCTGTGGAACCTTTGCTGGG ACTTATGTTCTGGGCGGACAGTGGCAGCTCTTCGAGGATTGAGCGGGCTAGTATGGATGGACAAGACCGAATGGCCCTGGTCACCTCCGCTATACACGGTCCTGTTGCCATCTCTTTGG ACATGGCTCGTGGACTGCTCTATTGGGCGGACTCCGTGCTGCGCACAATCTCGCGGGTCGGGCTGGACGGGCAACATCGCAAAATACTGGTGGAGTCGAATGGATATCTGGACCGGCCTTTTGGATTGGCGGTATTTGAG GGACGTGTGTTTTGGAGCGACGAGGACACACGCTCGCTGTGCAGCGCTGACAAGCACAATGGCAGCCTGTTCAGGGTCCTGCTGCCCAACATCGGTGCTGCTGGAGGGTTAGCGGTTGCTCACTCTGCCCTTCAACCTGACG GCTATGGGGTGTGCGGGCGCGCTGGGGAGCTGTGCCAAAACCGGTGTGTCCCCAGGTTGTTCTCTCGCACCAAGGCTCCTCACTTCTCCTGTGAACCCCCTGCTGAGAGCACTAGCGTAG ATGAGATTTTCCTTCCTGTTGCAGACCGTAACTCCTCAGACCCGGAGCAGGCACCGGTTCTTCCTGATACCACCTCTGCAGGCGTCCTTTCTCTTATAG TGGTGCTTAGTGTGATTCTGAttgggctgctgctgttgtgggGGAGAAGGGAGTGCAGACCCTCTCGGACCCTCAGTCTGCATGGCGACATCTTGCTGAAAGAGTCCCAGGACCCACTGGTACCCATCAGGCGCTTGGAGACCTGTCCACTCAAGGTCAGTACTATCCCATTTGAACAGG GACACGCTGATAAAGGTGGACATAGACTCTGA
- the LOC135252905 gene encoding very low-density lipoprotein receptor-like isoform X3, which yields MRHLGNIILFFVLQDLHCFRGSDDVRTCEKRQFSCINGRCIPRIWVCDGDKDCEDGSDELHCGERKCSGFVCKDGGCIAQGALCDGRTDCRDGSDELEEACGAFACRRDEFACRSRRCVSLSFRCDGSDDCGDGSDEADCKNCTAGSFRCVQSGSCLPAAYLCDGTPHCPGGTDELHQVCGLPPPTAPSCSSSEFRCGNGQCISHSWRCDHSQDCADGSDERECDQNECLENNGGCSHVCVDQPLGFVCDCPSGMRLVRDMQCEEINQCLDADVCSQLCVHVNGTFTCDCHAGYQKSPGTGECRATGEAALVVFSGSGGVRRIDTSGLEYRELAGDVGGPGPLAVHAANRTVYWGNSEQGAIYRMSLDHTHEPVLVLDGLGAPVGLAVDWIHGLLYWTDASARSVNVAPLNGSERLVLISGLSKPTGVAVEPLLGLMFWADSGSSSRIERASMDGQDRMALVTSAIHGPVAISLDMARGLLYWADSVLRTISRVGLDGQHRKILVESNGYLDRPFGLAVFEGRVFWSDEDTRSLCSADKHNGSLFRVLLPNIGAAGGLAVAHSALQPDGYGVCGRAGELCQNRCVPRLFSRTKAPHFSCEPPAESTSVDRNSSDPEQAPVLPDTTSAGVLSLIVVLSVILIGLLLLWGRRECRPSRTLSLHGDILLKESQDPLVPIRRLETCPLKVSTIPFEQGHADKGGHRL from the exons ATGAGACACCTTGGAAATATTATTCTCTTCTTTGTGTTGCAGGACTTACATTGCTTTCGGG GTAGTGATGATGTCCGGACATGTGAGAAACGTCAGTTCTCCTGCATAAATGGAAGGTGTATCCCGCGTATCTGGGTGTGTGACGGGGATAAAGACTGTGAAGACGGCAGTGATGAGCTCCATTGTG gggaaAGGAAATgctctgggtttgtgtgtaagGATGGTGGATGCATTGCTCAGGGTGCACTTTGTGATGGCCGTACTGACTGCAGGGATGGATCAGATGAGCTGGAGGAAGCCTGTG GTGCGTTTGCATGCAGACGGGATGAGTTTGCATGCAGGAGCAGGCGATGCGTGTCGCTGAGTTTCCGCTGCGACGGCTCGGATGACTGCGGAGATGGCAGTGACGAGGCTGACTGTAAGAACTGCACTGCCGGCTCCTTCCGCTGTGTCCAGTCAGGGAGCTGTTTGCCGGCAGCCTATCTGTGTGACGGCACTCCACACTGCCCCGGCGGGACGGACGAACTTCACCAGGTGTGcggcctccccccacccaccgcccccTCCTGTTCCAGCTCGGAGTTCAGGTGCGGGAACGGGCAGTGCATCTCTCACTCCTGGAGGTGCGACCACAGCCAGGACTGTGCTGATGGGAgtgatgagagagagtgtg ATCAGAACGAATGTCTGGAAAACAATGGAGGGTGTTCTCATGTTTGCGTGGACCAGCCCCTGGGCTTTGTGTGCGACTGTCCTAGCGGAATGAGGCTGGTGCGGGACATGcagtgtgagg AAATCAACCAGTGCCTGGATGCTGATGTGTGCAGTCAGCTGTGCGTCCACGTCAACGGCACCTTCACCTGTGACTGTCATGCAGGCTACCAGAAGAGCCCAGGGACAGGGGAGTGTAGGGCCACAG GGGAGGCCGCTCTGGTGGTTTTCAGTGGCTCAGGAGGGGTGCGGAGGATTGACACTTCCGGGTTGGAGTACAGGGAGCTGGCAGGGGATGTTGGGGGACCTGGTCCCCTGGCAGTCCACGCTGCAAACCGCACCGTCTACTGGGGAAATTCCGAACAGGGTGCCATTTACAG GATGTCCCTAGATCACACTCATGAGCCTGTCTTGGTGTTGGATGGCCTTGGTGCCCCTGTGGGTTTGGCTGTGGATTGGATCCATGGCCTTCTCTACTGGACTGATGCCAGTGCCCGGTCAGTCAATGTGGCACCACTGAACGGGTCCGAGCGGCTTGTGCTAATTAGTGGGCTTTCTAAACCAACCGGTGTGGCTGTGGAACCTTTGCTGGG ACTTATGTTCTGGGCGGACAGTGGCAGCTCTTCGAGGATTGAGCGGGCTAGTATGGATGGACAAGACCGAATGGCCCTGGTCACCTCCGCTATACACGGTCCTGTTGCCATCTCTTTGG ACATGGCTCGTGGACTGCTCTATTGGGCGGACTCCGTGCTGCGCACAATCTCGCGGGTCGGGCTGGACGGGCAACATCGCAAAATACTGGTGGAGTCGAATGGATATCTGGACCGGCCTTTTGGATTGGCGGTATTTGAG GGACGTGTGTTTTGGAGCGACGAGGACACACGCTCGCTGTGCAGCGCTGACAAGCACAATGGCAGCCTGTTCAGGGTCCTGCTGCCCAACATCGGTGCTGCTGGAGGGTTAGCGGTTGCTCACTCTGCCCTTCAACCTGACG GCTATGGGGTGTGCGGGCGCGCTGGGGAGCTGTGCCAAAACCGGTGTGTCCCCAGGTTGTTCTCTCGCACCAAGGCTCCTCACTTCTCCTGTGAACCCCCTGCTGAGAGCACTAGCGTAG ACCGTAACTCCTCAGACCCGGAGCAGGCACCGGTTCTTCCTGATACCACCTCTGCAGGCGTCCTTTCTCTTATAG TGGTGCTTAGTGTGATTCTGAttgggctgctgctgttgtgggGGAGAAGGGAGTGCAGACCCTCTCGGACCCTCAGTCTGCATGGCGACATCTTGCTGAAAGAGTCCCAGGACCCACTGGTACCCATCAGGCGCTTGGAGACCTGTCCACTCAAGGTCAGTACTATCCCATTTGAACAGG GACACGCTGATAAAGGTGGACATAGACTCTGA
- the LOC135252905 gene encoding very low-density lipoprotein receptor-like isoform X4 gives MRHLGNIILFFVLQDLHCFRGERKCSGFVCKDGGCIAQGALCDGRTDCRDGSDELEEACGAFACRRDEFACRSRRCVSLSFRCDGSDDCGDGSDEADCKNCTAGSFRCVQSGSCLPAAYLCDGTPHCPGGTDELHQVCGLPPPTAPSCSSSEFRCGNGQCISHSWRCDHSQDCADGSDERECDQNECLENNGGCSHVCVDQPLGFVCDCPSGMRLVRDMQCEEINQCLDADVCSQLCVHVNGTFTCDCHAGYQKSPGTGECRATGEAALVVFSGSGGVRRIDTSGLEYRELAGDVGGPGPLAVHAANRTVYWGNSEQGAIYRMSLDHTHEPVLVLDGLGAPVGLAVDWIHGLLYWTDASARSVNVAPLNGSERLVLISGLSKPTGVAVEPLLGLMFWADSGSSSRIERASMDGQDRMALVTSAIHGPVAISLDMARGLLYWADSVLRTISRVGLDGQHRKILVESNGYLDRPFGLAVFEGRVFWSDEDTRSLCSADKHNGSLFRVLLPNIGAAGGLAVAHSALQPDGYGVCGRAGELCQNRCVPRLFSRTKAPHFSCEPPAESTSVDEIFLPVADRNSSDPEQAPVLPDTTSAGVLSLIVVLSVILIGLLLLWGRRECRPSRTLSLHGDILLKESQDPLVPIRRLETCPLKVSTIPFEQGHADKGGHRL, from the exons ATGAGACACCTTGGAAATATTATTCTCTTCTTTGTGTTGCAGGACTTACATTGCTTTCGGG gggaaAGGAAATgctctgggtttgtgtgtaagGATGGTGGATGCATTGCTCAGGGTGCACTTTGTGATGGCCGTACTGACTGCAGGGATGGATCAGATGAGCTGGAGGAAGCCTGTG GTGCGTTTGCATGCAGACGGGATGAGTTTGCATGCAGGAGCAGGCGATGCGTGTCGCTGAGTTTCCGCTGCGACGGCTCGGATGACTGCGGAGATGGCAGTGACGAGGCTGACTGTAAGAACTGCACTGCCGGCTCCTTCCGCTGTGTCCAGTCAGGGAGCTGTTTGCCGGCAGCCTATCTGTGTGACGGCACTCCACACTGCCCCGGCGGGACGGACGAACTTCACCAGGTGTGcggcctccccccacccaccgcccccTCCTGTTCCAGCTCGGAGTTCAGGTGCGGGAACGGGCAGTGCATCTCTCACTCCTGGAGGTGCGACCACAGCCAGGACTGTGCTGATGGGAgtgatgagagagagtgtg ATCAGAACGAATGTCTGGAAAACAATGGAGGGTGTTCTCATGTTTGCGTGGACCAGCCCCTGGGCTTTGTGTGCGACTGTCCTAGCGGAATGAGGCTGGTGCGGGACATGcagtgtgagg AAATCAACCAGTGCCTGGATGCTGATGTGTGCAGTCAGCTGTGCGTCCACGTCAACGGCACCTTCACCTGTGACTGTCATGCAGGCTACCAGAAGAGCCCAGGGACAGGGGAGTGTAGGGCCACAG GGGAGGCCGCTCTGGTGGTTTTCAGTGGCTCAGGAGGGGTGCGGAGGATTGACACTTCCGGGTTGGAGTACAGGGAGCTGGCAGGGGATGTTGGGGGACCTGGTCCCCTGGCAGTCCACGCTGCAAACCGCACCGTCTACTGGGGAAATTCCGAACAGGGTGCCATTTACAG GATGTCCCTAGATCACACTCATGAGCCTGTCTTGGTGTTGGATGGCCTTGGTGCCCCTGTGGGTTTGGCTGTGGATTGGATCCATGGCCTTCTCTACTGGACTGATGCCAGTGCCCGGTCAGTCAATGTGGCACCACTGAACGGGTCCGAGCGGCTTGTGCTAATTAGTGGGCTTTCTAAACCAACCGGTGTGGCTGTGGAACCTTTGCTGGG ACTTATGTTCTGGGCGGACAGTGGCAGCTCTTCGAGGATTGAGCGGGCTAGTATGGATGGACAAGACCGAATGGCCCTGGTCACCTCCGCTATACACGGTCCTGTTGCCATCTCTTTGG ACATGGCTCGTGGACTGCTCTATTGGGCGGACTCCGTGCTGCGCACAATCTCGCGGGTCGGGCTGGACGGGCAACATCGCAAAATACTGGTGGAGTCGAATGGATATCTGGACCGGCCTTTTGGATTGGCGGTATTTGAG GGACGTGTGTTTTGGAGCGACGAGGACACACGCTCGCTGTGCAGCGCTGACAAGCACAATGGCAGCCTGTTCAGGGTCCTGCTGCCCAACATCGGTGCTGCTGGAGGGTTAGCGGTTGCTCACTCTGCCCTTCAACCTGACG GCTATGGGGTGTGCGGGCGCGCTGGGGAGCTGTGCCAAAACCGGTGTGTCCCCAGGTTGTTCTCTCGCACCAAGGCTCCTCACTTCTCCTGTGAACCCCCTGCTGAGAGCACTAGCGTAG ATGAGATTTTCCTTCCTGTTGCAGACCGTAACTCCTCAGACCCGGAGCAGGCACCGGTTCTTCCTGATACCACCTCTGCAGGCGTCCTTTCTCTTATAG TGGTGCTTAGTGTGATTCTGAttgggctgctgctgttgtgggGGAGAAGGGAGTGCAGACCCTCTCGGACCCTCAGTCTGCATGGCGACATCTTGCTGAAAGAGTCCCAGGACCCACTGGTACCCATCAGGCGCTTGGAGACCTGTCCACTCAAGGTCAGTACTATCCCATTTGAACAGG GACACGCTGATAAAGGTGGACATAGACTCTGA
- the LOC135252906 gene encoding potassium voltage-gated channel subfamily V member 2-like — protein sequence MEPPQHALKRKPCQRRSTLSASLRLGEDGSHSLEEEKSIFAFSQDSSIKPWNSMDNLDSPFTGQGASMAEAQKKSSSRSSKVININVGGKIFHIEKCMVVQYPHTRIGNLALCPDRVMQLTLCDDYSVCTDEFFFDRDPSLFHYIHHFYRSGVLWTMNELCPINFEEEMEYWGLSLKDTQRCCNILFEEKVDELKEYLKIERELMAEIEPKHDEEGFKSMYFGRFRKAVWDLIENPYSSISAKFFAIFSSLFVLISIVAMTLNTVQELKTTTVYGRTYLEFVEIASILFFTVEYFLRLLTTCNIIHFLKSALNFVDLVAVMPYFIQLVFEAFANQEDLSVREDLQTMARVSKVSKVLKVVKLMRIFRILKLARHSTGMRAFGFTIRQCYQQVCCLFLFITMGIFTFSALLHSVEHGVAGTHFSSIPDAWWWAAVSISTVGYGDVVPVSFLGRVVAFVCISFGIILNGMPISILFNKFSDYYARLKAQEEAHAKIQRSMEFKVRLSRKLDQCLKRCTADSDDEEVFMH from the exons ATGGAGCCACCTCAGCATGCCCTTAAAAGAAAACCATGCCAGAGGCGTTCCACCTTGTCTGCCAGCCTGAGGCTCGGAGAAGATGGCTCTCATAGCTTAGAGGAAGAAAAGTCCATCTTTGCCTTCTCACAGGATAGCTCTATCAAGCCATGGAATTCTATGGACAATTTGGACAGTCCTTTCACTGGTCAAGGAGCATCCATGGCTGAAGCACAGAAGAAATCTTCATCAAGGTCATCCAAAGTGATCAATATCAATGTTGGAGGCAAAATTTTCCACATTGAAAAATGCATGGTGGTCCAATACCCTCACACCCGCATTGGAAACCTGGCCCTGTGTCCTGACCGCGTGATGCAGCTCACCCTTTGCGACGATTACTCTGTGTGCAcagatgagtttttttttgaccGCGACCCCAGTTTGTTCCACTACATTCATCACTTCTACCGAAGTGGCGTGTTGTGGACAATGAATGAGCTGTGTCCCATTAACTTTGAGGAGGAGATGGAATACTGGGGGCTGAGTCTGAAGGACACCCAGCGTTGCTGTAACATTCTGTTTGAGGAGAAGGTGGATGAGCTGAAGGAATACCTGAAAATAGAAAGGGAGCTGATGGCAGAGATTGAGCCCAAGCATGATGAGGAGGGCTTCAAATCAATGTACTTTGGCAGGTTCCGCAAAGCTGTGTGGGATTTAATAGAGAACCCATACTCTTCAATTTCAGCTAAATTCTTTGCTATTTTTTCCAGCCTATTTGTGCTCATCTCTAttgttgctatgacactcaacacagtgcaggagctgaagacaACCACTGTGTATGGTAGGACTTACTTGGAGTTTGTGGAGATTGCCTCCATCCTCTTCTTCACTGTTGAGTACTTCCTGCGCTTGTTGACCACCTGTAACATCATACATTTTCTCAAGAGTGCCCTCAACTTTGTGGACTTGGTAGCTGTAATGCCTTACTTCATCCAGCTGGTCTTTGAGGCCTTCGCCAATCAGGAGGACCTCAGTGTGCGGGAGGACTTGCAGACCATGGCAAGGGTCAGCAAGGTCAGCAAAGTGCTCAAGGTGGTGAAGCTCATGCGCATCTTTCGTATCCTCAAACTGGCTCGACACTCAACCGGAATGCGGGCTTTCGGGTTCACCATCCGCCAGTGCTATCAGCAGGTCTGctgcctttttcttttcatcacCATGGGTATCTTCACGTTCTCTGCCCTCTTGCACTCTGTGGAGCATGGTGTTGCTGGGACCCACTTCAGCAGTATACCTGATGCCTGGTGGTGGGCTGCG GTCAGTATCTCCACAGTGGGCTATGGTGACGTGGTGCCAGTGTCATTTTTGGGTCGGGTAGTGGCATTTGTCTGCATCTCCTTTGGCATCATTCTAAATGGTATGCCCATCTCCATCCTCTTCAACAAGTTCTCAGACTACTATGCCAGGCTGAAGGCCCAGGAAGAGGCTCACGCCAAAATTCAGCGCAGCATGGAGTTTAAGGTCCGCCTGAGCCGCAAGCTTGACCAGTGCCTCAAACGTTGTACCGCAGACTCTGATGACGAGGAGGTGTTTATGCATTGA